The nucleotide sequence CTACCACAGAATACATTCAGCAGAGATGGGATAGATTACAAATGTTGGTTGGTACAGGAACTACAGCAGCCAAAGCAATTAGTGAAGTAGGCAGCTTTGGAAAGAATCTCAAACTCATTCAGTGTGGCCACAACCTTATTGTAGCAGATCTGTTGTTGGTGTAGCACTTGATGGATGGAAGATGTGGAATGCAGCAGCTTTATCTGCATCAGAGTGTCACTATCAGAGCACTTATGATTTACACTAACTTTTGTAATCAATCTAAAAACTCAGAACTATTTATTCTTTTGGAATGCAGCAGCTTTATCTGAATCAGAGTGTCACTATCAGAGCACTTGTTTGGTAAGGGTAAGTAATATCACATAGTAATAGTGAGTAGTTAAGAAGATTCAAACTAAGAAACAGGGAAAGAACAATATGAAGGCTCACATTTGCTCAATTCCAAGTAATGAAATAAAGTTGACCCTCTAATTTGATAGTGTCCATTGTTCACTAACAATTTAATAGtagcaatctctctctctctctctcctccctttCCTCCCTTGTGCTCTTTCCACCGTTCTTTGTTGGGCCAAGCTGATCCCTGCTCAACTGAACCAAAACAATATGTGAACTCAGACTAAGCCAAGCATTAACACTTTGAACCACGTAGTCAAAACGCTAAAGCCCATGACATCAGCAATAAGCTCATTTAACTTTATATTCCATCATAATCTCCTCAACATCCCATGTGGGACTAATCGAGTGTCAAATATAGGAAATATTTTTGAAGTCCCTGAAGCAGTTAACATAACCATATAGTTAGCTGGTGGCCTATGCAAATTGCAATTTTTTTCATCATTGAATAAAGCTAGCTGTTTGGAATTTGGGCATCTCAGGAAGTCTCGAGTATCTGTCATAGGTGCTCCCATCAAACTTTGGAATAATGAAAGTGGTTGAACTACATTAATATTACAGGACATTCTCAAGAGCAGGCGACGATTTGATAAAATATACTTTAATGTTTTTACAAAAAGTAGAAAGCTAGCTTACAATTAAATTGTTAACTCTAAGAAAGATGTGTAGCCACATATCACCAAGGTTTTAGAGGTTACGCATGACAAGCTAATCCTGTCAGCTAAATCTCAAGTTCAGACAAACAGCTACTTCTGACTTCCTGAATAGCTTTAGTTTTGACTCTGCCTAAATGTAAGCACAAAGGACATGCCCTCACCATTAGAATCAATGATCGTAATCTGACAATCCTGAAAAGCCTTAGCTTTAACTCTACCTCCACGTATGAAAGACATGCCCTAGCTACTAAAATAGATTATCTTAATTTGACAAAACCACCTGTAAACATTATCATTCTGTTTAAGGAAACGATATAGTACATTAATCAATTAAAAGTATATTTAACATGAGAATTATAGTTCCATAAAATGCCAATAAAACTGTCACACAGGGTGTATGGTTATATTGGACATCAAGCAAGCAATAAAATAGTAACAAGGAGAATGGTACAAACAGATACAAAAGCCAATAGGTTTAGCAACAGATAACTGTGAGGAAAGCATCAGTTTGACATTAAAGAGAATATAGAGGAAAGGAGTAGAAAGAGGATAATACCACAATAGAGACCTTGGTGTAAAATAAAACCCATCCTCTTGTGTACTTTCATGGTCAGGCACAGATCCAGTAGCTGAGATGGCCTTATTTTCAGAAGAATTTGGAGATTCACCACTGGATGAATAAAGATCCGAAGATTGATCAGAACTTTCTACACAGTATTTCTGCAGCCACATATCAGTCTCCCATAGGACATGCATGATACTCTCTCTAGCAGaataaccatgactttcaaagggAAGAATAACCAAACGGCAGAGTGCTCCATGTCCCTTCAAAGCATTGAAAAAACGATCGGACTGCACTTGCAAATCAAAGTGGACaattttagttagcaattatgtTCCTAGCATTGGGAAAAGAACCCACATTTACCTACTAATCAATGGAAAAGCAAAACAATGGCGATAAAGAACGAAAAGATTTGAGCTTGGTAgacaatacatacatacatacatacatacatacatacatggaaAAGATGCAACAACCTGCAGCAGTTAGAATTGCATGGATAACATATGTTACAGATAATTGATGTGTCATTTGTGGAAACTTCAGTGTATCAACAAATACCAGCCAAAGCAGCAAGAAAATTTTGTTGTCAAACAATCAGATAAAGCTAAGGATCCAGAATTCATGGATACTAAAAGTAAACAGATATGAagatggaagaaaaaaaaacatatataatcaatatagaaaataagACCTCTGGCATTTGAAATGCACTCAAGCATGTGCAAACAGTCATGCATGCAAATTTATTGACAATTTATGTTTGAATTCTAGTGAAGGTTAGGGATGCAAAAAATCAGAGTCACCATATGTATAGCCTGGCTTGGCTAAAATTCTTGGAGGCAAGGTTTCAAATTTCACCCGATCTGATATGTAACAGGCAGAATTTATCTGTCTGGGCTTGATTTGCTCGGTCATCCAAACTTTTTTTGAGTGGCAGCAAGCCTAGGGTTTAAGTGCCAGCAGCCAGGTATGTGAGACTTTCTCCTTGAGCCTCACATTGCCACCTGCTCATGCTCATATTGCCATTGGACCACATGCCTGCTCGATACTCTTCCCACTCATATCGTATAGATAATTCTTagggttaaggtccattttagcctCTGTGATTTTGACTATGGACCACTTAAGCTCTTATAATTTACTTATATCTAAAATAACCTTCTACATTTTCAAAATCGTAATATATAAGCCTCTCCCGTCAAGTTCGAGTTAACAGACGTTAAAATCTGCTTACGTGGCAtactgactcacaataaaccattaatataataacacgtataatttaagtttaaaaatggtTAAGCTCCATTTTAgtttttttgattttgattatggaccacttaagctcttatggtacactcgtgtctaaaataacctctacattttaaaaaatataacatataagcctctcccgtcaagtttgagttaataaccgttagagtctgcttacgtgacatactgactcacaataaataattaatataatgacacgtgtaatttaagtttaaaaaatattaaagttcATCTTGTTgaggaagaggaagcgacagAGTTCGTAACGGCGGATGAAGGCGGAGATGCAAAGGTAAAAGAGGttagaggtggaggtggaggtggaggtgaggGAGAGCTAGACCACCACATCATAGGTGCGGCTGGTGAGGgcacaggagaggacgaagtgggaGGCGATAGAGACGAAGATGCCCAGGAGGATGAAGAGAGACCAAGAGACCACTGCGTGCCTAGCGTCGAGCtggtcgatgcacatccacctgAGACAGGACCGGACTTCTAAACTTGTCATCAACTCAAGAGAGGTTGCGTGTGTACAATGCCCTGCTAGGCAGCAACGGCTCCGTGCTACTGCTGGAGATCGCTTCCACAACGACGCCTTCTCCCACCATTGATGGTGGCCtcagttttttttttaacttaaattatatgtgtcattatattaatggcttattgtgagtcagcatgccacgtaagtagactctatcgtctgttaactcagacttgacgggaggagtttatatgctatattttttaaaatatatgagttattttagatacgaataaATCATAAAAGCTTAAGTGGTCCATGGCCAAAACCACATGGGCTAAAATAGATCTTAacccttttttaaacttaaattacacgtgtcattatattaatagtttattgtgagttagtatgtcacgtaagcaaactctaacatttgttaactcaaacttgacggaATAGGCTTATATACATTTTAAAAATGTATGAGTTATTTTAAACATGAGTAAACAataagggcttaagtggtccATTGCGAAAACTACAGGGACTAAAACGGACTTTAATCCTAATTCTTAGGATTCACTGATCTAGAGATGAAACTTAGgttcatttttctatttctacCATCTACAAATTCTTAAATTTTAGTATTGTGGTGTCTTTTCTCAAAATTGTTTCAAGAGTCAAAGCATTCCTAAAGCTAAATTGAATACATGGTTGGGTCTGAAGAAGAGCGTCCATCTCGCAGAAGTGCTATCGGGAAAAAGATGGGCTGCATACGGTTTCTGTAGCCTCTTTGTTGACTTGATTAAATATGTTGTGATCATATTTTGCTTCGATGTCAAAAAGCAGTGAATACTTTGGGATGAATTACTGATACAAATACTCATGTCATGGATTCCTTTCTATCACATGTTTGGTTGGCTCACCAAAAAGTCTGCTTCGAAAAAGGCGATGCTGCGATGGATTTCCATTCATGATTTGATGGTTCATCTGGAAGGAATAAATAGGACTGTGGAAGTGGTCAGGGATCATGTTGTCTTGATCGAATTCAGTTTCAATGGATGAGAAAGATGTTGTCAGGGATCATGTTGTCTTGATATGATCATTAATTGTATCTCTCTCACACACGTCATTGAATTTCACTACTTTAATGAGAAGAGTTGACCATTTTGTGCCTTCACCCTAAGGAAAAGAACAAGATCTAACTTACGAGCATTCCATTGTTCTATTTTTACTTTGTATGCCCCGTAAACTTCCTTCCTAATGTCAAAGAAATGGAACAAGAGGATTTCTACACAACAATCAATATGACCTTTTGTTCATCCGAATGAATTGCACCTAAGTGCTTTCCTGCTGCTATTAATAGTAGTTTCTTTTGTAAATCTTGTGCTTCTCCTTTTTAATCTATCTAGAGTTTCTTCTAATGTCTATGTGAGAAAGAATGCTATATGTGTTCTTTACAAACAAAAGTAtaagaaaataacaaaaatataacAAAGGATACACTCAATATACCTGCATCGTCAATGTTCCTGAGTTGTTGTCTTCTTCCCCATGTATTAATAGAATtggtttctttattttatttgcaGACATGAAAGGACTCATCTCAATATAAGTATTAGTGGCCTCCCAAAGTGTTCTATCTTCGTTCTACATGCATACAGAAGCAGATATTAGATGAATAACTAAAAAAAAATCTCTACTTACAGAATTTGTTAGAAAGTCCAAGAGCCTAATAGTGAAGAGAAGTCGCatcaagaaagaaagagttcAAAACCTGAAAGCCAAAAGGAGTTAGAGTCCTATTGTATGCTCCAGAACGAGAAATGCCACAACAAAAAAGATGGGGTGCATGAGCTAATAGATTAGCTGTCATGAAAGCCCCATAAGAGTGACCACCAACAGCAATTTTATTTGGATGAGCGACCTGAAAATTCGAGCATGTATCAATCAAATAGGTAGACATGCACAACCCGAATAATCATTTTCTCAAGAAAATAAGTGTTCTACCCCTCTTCGTATGACTTCCTCAACTGCAGCCTCCGAACTAGCAACCAGCTGTTCTACATACCTGGTTAACATTATAAAAAATCAACTTAAAGGAAAATGCTCATCTATGAAGCATGACATACAAGTGATATTATACAAACATTCTGACATAATATGtcctataaaatgacatgacATGACACAGGCATGGTAATTAATAgatgtttttatatattttaaattttataatttatatgataCAGATGATCTATGATAGTATGATCATCAtacataaattatatataaagtagaAAAACCATTCATAGAATCAGCAAAAATGCATAACACCACTTTAAACACACATACAAAACATTAAGGAGTCCGAACGACATCCATGGTGTCATTATTTGGCAGATTGTACAAGAAACTCAATGTTTTGCATGTGTGTTTAAAAGGCTACAAGTAAAACTTATTTCATAGGTATGATAAGTGAAAATTATGTATGCAAAAATGGGAAGAAACTTACCGGTCATTTGCCTCTTCATCACCTTCACCAATAATTGGGATTGTTGGGCCAGAGAGAATTGCAAATCTGCAAGAATGAAATTTAGCCAGATACATTGGGCAATGAACTTAAAGATTTAAGGTAATGAAGCTCAAGGGAAAGAAAGGAGCTACATGAATTCACTAATGTATGCATTATCCTGTAAAACAATAACTTAAGCACTCTGTTTTGAGCAATTAGTTAACTATGGTTAACGCAATTGTGGCTTGTACACAGGCTTGTGTGTTGAAGTCATGACATGAATTCACATATTCATACAATGATCTCAATTAAAAGCTATGGCCAAAGAATTTACTTCTCATTTCCAACAGTCCAAATTGAAAGTCAATGATCACAGTAAAACAATGCCATATGGATTTCTGTTGATGTTGTACACACTGCCTGCTTGTCGTTCAAATTTTGGTATTTAATAGTGAAATACACAGAAAAGTAGAGAAAATATATGTCACTACATCTCCATATGGGTTGATCTTATAGATTTATCCTATGTCAACAGTTGAACCAGCAACCACAAGAACAACAAGTCACCCATAGATGAACCAACAACAAGCCATTAAGTCCCAACTATTAGGGCTCAGCTACATGATCTTTTTCCACCATTGAGCTAGACCAATAAATGTACTAATTCACTTAATAAACTGGCTTGAGACAATATTCTAACTGTCGTAACACCATATGAGGGTTTTTCTACAAGTTATCCTTGACCAGATGTGGTCGAGAGAAATGGAAAAAGGTTCGTTGAGCAGCATCTGTCCCCATCATTAAATGCCAAAAGTATCAACAGCATTGACAAAGATAGGATTTGCTGATTTGGAGAAATAGAAGTGTGCAtatatttcttctctttcttccttcctctctaTTCTGTgtattctcttttccttttccctTTCTGCTGCCGACATGCCTGTGTGGCCATAGAAGTTAACCATGCCATGCTGAAAGCACTTACCACTCTGCCTCGTGATTGACAGGAACCTACACCTTAAAAGGACACTCTTGCCTATGGCTTGTATATTTCAGCATAAATTAGTAACTATCGGCTATTTAACACAAAAATAGGTGAAGCAGCATTCCTGATAGCAAGTACAATAAAGTTGGTATTCAAGCTGGACAAAGAATCAGTGAAGCACTCAACAAAAATATTTGTACAAATTTATGCAAATTTACAGTTTTTGTGAGGGCACTAGCACAATATTGTAAAGAAATAATTTTCCTGCCTTCAAAAGATTTCATAACAAATATAATTAGTAGTTAATGAAAGAAAAGTAAGAATATAATACCCTCTAGCCAACCAGAGAAGTGGTGATGTAGGACCTATTCCTGCAAACTCATTGGGAGAACCACGAACTTGACCGGCAGCATCTTTGCTTTTAAACTCTCCAGGATAAGACCAGACTAGGCATGGCAGAGGTCCTTCTTTAGTAGGACTGTAACCAGGAGGCAAGTAAAGTGTTGCAGTTAGTTGAACACCATCCTTCCTCTGGTATCTGATCATCTCTTTCTGTAAGGACGCCAACTGAGGATAAGGATGGGGGAAATTTGTAATCTGAAATGACTTTTTATCTGGCCAAGCCTGTAGAAAATATTGAGTATTTTCCGTTTTCGATTCCTTTGAAGTAAGTATTCTTAATTGATCAATGGGCAATTCACCATCAGTGTAATCTGACATtaatgcaacaacagtttcataaTATTTTTCCTTGTCACTTTCCCATATCCTCTCTTTAACTCCTGTATTTCTGTGAAGAAAAATACCATGCGCACTTTATTTTAGTTTGACTAAGTGGCCTTCTATACACCAAAAATGGAAAAGATAATGCTTCATAAGAACTCACACGTCAAACAAATCAAGGAATGGAATGTTTCCTTCTGGTGTCGCACCTCTTCCATTCAGTAAAATGTAAGTTCCATCATCTTGCTTTTTAATTTTGGCAATGACATAGGTACCAGCTTGTGTTCGCCGCATCATTGGAGAGCCTGGATCAGAATATGCATCTTCTGATGATCTATCAAATAGTATTCGTGGATTAACATTTTTACTGTCTGGAGCGATGACCCATGTCCTAGTTCGTCGTGTTTTATACCATGATTCATACACTAAAGCAAGGGTATCATCACACCAAGAGATACCTCTGCGAGAAAAAGAACTAAGTAAGATCATGAAATGGACATGTCATGGAAAGCAAGTTATCATATCCCATTTTATTATGCTAGAGACTCTGTTTTACATAAAAATTTCAGGAAAACCGTGATGCCAAAGTAAGGACCCTTTTTACTATTTATTATTTTGAAGCTGCTATGCTCTTAAACTGTCTCACCATAGTTAATACCAACATGAGAAATTAGAAGTAAAAAAGACAAGTATAGTAGCCTTCAATGTCAACTAAATAATTACATTACACATGACACTTTAAGTTCTTAACAAATGGCTTTGTAATGACTTTAGTTCATTTGCAAGTTTATTAGTATACTAACAGAGAAGTATTCAGTCTTCCAGAATTTTAAACAAGAACATCAAGAACTACAGAAAACATTTACTAAATGAAAACAAAGATAATTTTTCTTGGCAAATTAACTTTTCAGTTTTCTAAGTATCAAAAAgtcattattaatttattatcatcATGTCCATCTCCTTTCTTATTGTTAGCACTAGACATTGGCACCaaccagcaccaccaccaccattattaCAATGACCACGACCACCATTGTCGCCATCACCACTAGCAGTGCCACCACAACAGTAGCATCATCACACATTTAACAACATTTACAGCTGCAGCCCGTCATTGCTACCACCTTCCCACCACAGTTACATGTCTACTGCCAGCACACCATCAACCATCACAATTGTTAACACCATCACTATAATTACATCATCACTACTGGTGTAGGACAAACGTTCAAGTACAAATGATACAGGAAAAGGGCATGGAGAGCAAAGCatgtttttttctctcttttggaGTTTCACAATAAAGCAAAGCTAATAGTGGCTGTGAAGCATGGACACGTGCATTCGGTGGATGTGTCCATGTCTGACATGTGTCGGACACATGGACACACGGGTCGAACACTCATGTGTGGTGCTGCGCTTGCATGGCCCCCACGTGAGGGTCATACACTtcacaagaaaaaaaatctgGAGATCGTCGCAAGGAAGCACATAACAATTATATCTAAAAATTGTTAAATATTACTTGATGTACTCAAcctttattttggatacttaaatttagattattttaattGTTTTAACATGTATGACgatatttatttgttcacatTGCTGAGTATATAAAATTTAagtataaatactataaaactcatgtatgcatgtgtgtgtgtatatatataaatataaatatatatatatatatatatagatatatatatatatatatatatatatatatatatgtcacttGTCCTCACTGTATTCgtgccttaatttttttttaaatgtcatgTCATCGTGTCGTGCCCGTGTCCGTGCTTCTTAGAATAGCGGTGAGGGATGATGAAGAAAGTtaaaagggagaagagaagataaTATTATACTTGCTCTAGTTCCCAAGCATCACAATTAGGATCCTAGCCTCACACCATGTGCCTCACACATGGACGATGGCATTGCACAATGGAAGGATAAGTAGTTGACTCACTCTAACTCTAGGATTCATTCTAAGGATGAGATCTGACACCATTGACACATATTCCCTTCATTCATACCCTAGTGTTCTAGGTCACAACCTCGTCCAGTATATAAGAGAAAGGAAAACTACAAAAGCCaagcaaaaaaaatcaagaaaatatatcTTGTAAATCAAGGCATATTAatcatttcttctttctttcttggagaagatgtatttaaaatttattttggtAAATAAACTTTTTTTGCATATGGGATATTTGATTGATAGAGATTTCTTTCTTTCTAAACGTCTTCCATCAATTTTCAACTTCGTTGTAGAAATGAAATTCTTTAATCAAGCCTTAGAAATTTACATCAAGTTCAAATTTTGATTTCTTCCAATTTTTTCATTtggcttcctttttcttcttccttagcTATCTAAAAAaagtaatatatacatatacatacatatatatatatatatatatatatatatatatatatatatatatatatatatatatatatatatatatatatatatatatatatatatatatatatatataatatttgcatATTCTCCCCCAAAactaataaaacttattcaaatggaGATGAAATCAAGTAGTGCCACATCAACCACCATCACCACCCTCATTATGGCCCCACCTCCACCATCTCACGGCCACCATCACCACCACTACAACCATTACAGCACCACCATTATTACCATTGTTGTCACCTTCACTACATTGTCACCAACATCATCACTAGTATCATGCGACCACCATCGTAGTCACAGTTTCCACGTCACCACCATCACTACCGCTACTATCATGCTATGATCATCATTGTCACCTTTGTAACCATAACACATGCCTTTGTCGCCACCATACCTCATGAACACTAAAACACCATCACTAACATCAACAATGTCATCACTGCCACCGCCACCTACCACCATCATTGCACCAACATTACTTCAACGCCACCAATATCACAACAAATTGAGgaagataaaaagaaagaagagaaaagttTCAATTTTGAATAATTAAATATGTTGCTGTTTTCTATAGAGAAATGAATAGTAAAACAAAATGAAATATggaaataaaatcataatttttttctccAAAAATATACATGCCTAAAAAGCTTTAAATAAAAGTTCCATGTTTTCTAAGGTTATCAGGCGTGCACCAAGTACTTACAGGATGGATACTTTCTTACAACATATGAAGTGACTTGATTTATGCATAGAAAAAGATACAGAAACAAAAGGCATACCCATATCGAAGATCAAGTTTATGTAAAACCTCAGGCTGTTCACCGTTTATAGGTTCAGCAGACTCCATGTAAACAATATCACGTGGGGAAACTTCTACCTTTGCATCTCCTCCATCTTGTGTCTCCACCCTGATATATCAGGACATTAAATGAGACTAAGACCTTCAACCATATACCAAATGACACCCAAATTACTCATTACATTCTCAAGATGAGCACATGATGTTCGTATATCTGATATAAAAGCTTCTTGGTGCCACTTTCGAGCATGGGAAACTAAGTTTATGCATCTTTGAGTAACTTAGGAGTTTAACAAAGATGACAAATAACATTATAAAAGTTGTGCAAATTTATTCCTATATCTTCATGTTGTATTCATGATCTTATATCTATTGCTTCAATTAAGCCACATTGACAACTTTTTAGACTAGGTTCCTGAGAAACTAGTGGATAAGGTACTTCAATATTTCACTGTTGGCAAGTCAAAGAACATTCTTCTAGATGAACTATGTGATGGAATGTGCAGAAGCAACATGAGATGTCATCATTTTTTTCAAAATACTCTCTTGTCAAATGCCTACTCACTACAAGGGCTCAAGCAAATCCAGTGCCATAATTTTACCAGGTTTTATATCCATCCAATTTCCTTTGCATCTAGAAGTAAAATTCTTCATACAATCATACTGAACTTTTTCTAATGTCTGTTGATGTTTTATATACCTATCCAATATCAAATGTTCATATGCTTCTTAAAAATGTTtacttgataaaaaaaatgaaaggtaTTATAGCTTTGAATTACCAATATAGACTTGAAGGTTTGTCTGGTCTCCAATTGATCGAACGCTTTCCTCTGCGAACGCTATTGAATGCAATAGGAATATCTTCAGCCAAAGGCAAGTCACATATTTCTCTGACAAACTTCCCAGTTGTTGTCCACAATTCAACTTTCTTTGGGAATCTTCCACAGGGTACAATGTAGGAGTACGGTCGATGAATAGAAGTAACCAATATGTACTTGTCATCTGGTGAAGGATCAATAGATGTATATACAGCAGGTGGCCCAACAGTCTTCATTGTCCCATCCAAAGATACCAGTACTAGCTGTGATGTGGAATAGTAGTCAAATAAATCTTCATCATATTCGTCCTTCAGTAGATCCTGGAAGGTCCTAAGTTGAACAACATTTTTCTGCTCATTTGATTGAACTTTTGGGCCAGATGGGACCAATGGTTTCTTTGGAGGGGCTCCACGAGAAATAGGGATAGTGCAGACTAACAACATGGAATCGTTCACCCAGACAAAACTACAAGATCACAGGTGGCAAAGTATTAAATCACTGGTGATGCAAAAtttagcagaaagaaaaaaaaaaaactggccCTTACTTGTCAAAAACTGCGTTCAAGAATATATCAGGCGATTGGAACAGTGGTCTAGCTTTTCCAGATTCTACATCTGCAACCCAAACTCTAAGCTTGCTACTATCGTTGTCCTCCTAAATTGAAAATATTGAGGAGTCATTGGACGGATGTGAAACAACAAACTGCATCGCTATAATAAAAAGCACCTGCAGGTTTACTTCATCAACTCGAATGCTGAATGATAAATGCCGACCATCTCGTGACCTAAAGTAAGTAGAATCAGAAAATGGATATGTTAGAAAGTCAGCTAAGTGACTTATTGTTGCATCCAAAATGTTGTTTCTTAGACAATTAACAGGAATTCAAAACTCAAAAATTAGGAACAAAATAAATAATTCATGTTGCCAATCCAGATAAAAAACAATAAGTTCATTCACTGCTTTTATATTATATCCATAAATTTCGTCAATCAACATCAAGAAGGATAAGAAAATTACTAAGCTTTCAGATGCAAAGAGCCTTTTGGTGAAAAAAGAAATTACCAGCTAACAAAATTAATCTTAGCTCCATCAGGGAATCCGTGCACTTCTTGTTCAGGTCCTAGCTTACCATCATCAGTTAAGGAATGAATTCCAATCCCCGTATAGAAGGACCTAAGAGACATACCACATCATAACTTACAAACATGGCAGAATTAAAATCAAATTCAAATTTGCTACAACTTGTGCACTGGACTCGAATACCGGAATGAAACAAGGAACCCATCCATTACTCACATTCGACTCCGGGCATTATAGTTACCATCAATTCGTATACCAGCAAGCTTTTCCTCAGGGCGAGCAAGCTCAGAAAGCGGTGGCAGAGATCTCCGTTTCAGAAAGAGTATCTTATCCCTGTGTGGTGAAAATGACAATACAGGGAGGGGTGGTGCATCAACAATATCTCGAATTTCCTTTGGAGGAAACCTATACCCCCCAAGTGACAAACTTTCTGCATCATATGAAccaaaatattttaagaataaGTGAACTTTGTTCTCACACAAAGGAGGACAACAATTTACAATGTCCAAACTATTTGGGATGAACTACATGGTTGGAATCTCCTCAAAACAAAGAAGAATTAGCAAGTCAATAGTATAATCATGTTCCCAGCAAGATCATTGGAATCTAAAAGACTATAGAATGACTCAGCAAATTccaagcatctttgaaaaaagatCAAAAGTATAGTAATTCACGACTTAAGAACTCGAGACAATATCAACCAACTGTGAAACCGCAATAACCACCAAAATAGATTGCCCATTTAAAATGGTATTACGCATGTAAGAAGGAACCTGCCACTAACATGATCCAAAGCAATAAGGGATAGTAAAACAATAGCACTACTTCAGTCCACAGCAGTTTATCTCGATAGCAATATCTCCCAAAACAGAAAAAACAGAATAAAGAAATTGATATCAACAGCAA is from Musa acuminata AAA Group cultivar baxijiao chromosome BXJ3-8, Cavendish_Baxijiao_AAA, whole genome shotgun sequence and encodes:
- the LOC103995899 gene encoding probable glutamyl endopeptidase, chloroplastic isoform X4, which encodes MFLHKVYCRFSLIYPTLCPPLPPPPLGSLPHGGGRFCPPPLRVPNSLRFRRVRHMRSHAASSAPSRLARLVPFASAAESGVADPNGSPAPTSLPLEDEESLSLGGYRFPPKEIRDIVDAPPLPVLSFSPHRDKILFLKRRSLPPLSELARPEEKLAGIRIDGNYNARSRMSFYTGIGIHSLTDDGKLGPEQEVHGFPDGAKINFVSWSRDGRHLSFSIRVDEVNLQEDNDSSKLRVWVADVESGKARPLFQSPDIFLNAVFDNFVWVNDSMLLVCTIPISRGAPPKKPLVPSGPKVQSNEQKNVVQLRTFQDLLKDEYDEDLFDYYSTSQLVLVSLDGTMKTVGPPAVYTSIDPSPDDKYILVTSIHRPYSYIVPCGRFPKKVELWTTTGKFVREICDLPLAEDIPIAFNSVRRGKRSINWRPDKPSSLYWVETQDGGDAKVEVSPRDIVYMESAEPINGEQPEVLHKLDLRYGGISWCDDTLALVYESWYKTRRTRTWVIAPDSKNVNPRILFDRSSEDAYSDPGSPMMRRTQAGTYVIAKIKKQDDGTYILLNGRGATPEGNIPFLDLFDVNTGVKERIWESDKEKYYETVVALMSDYTDGELPIDQLRILTSKESKTENTQYFLQAWPDKKSFQITNFPHPYPQLASLQKEMIRYQRKDGVQLTATLYLPPGYSPTKEGPLPCLVWSYPGEFKSKDAAGQVRGSPNEFAGIGPTSPLLWLARGFAILSGPTIPIIGEGDEEANDRYVEQLVASSEAAVEEVIRRGVAHPNKIAVGGHSYGAFMTANLLAHAPHLFCCGISRSGAYNRTLTPFGFQNEDRTLWEATNTYIEMSPFMSANKIKKPILLIHGEEDNNSGTLTMQSDRFFNALKGHGALCRLVILPFESHGYSARESIMHVLWETDMWLQKYCVESSDQSSDLYSSSGESPNSSENKAISATGSVPDHESTQEDGFYFTPR
- the LOC103995899 gene encoding probable glutamyl endopeptidase, chloroplastic isoform X2 codes for the protein MFLHKVYCRFSLIYPTLCPPLPPPPLGSLPHGGGRFCPPPLRVPNSLRFRRVRHMRSHAASSAPSRLARLVPFASAAESGVADPNGSPAPTSLPLEDEESLSLGGYRFPPKEIRDIVDAPPLPVLSFSPHRDKILFLKRRSLPPLSELARPEEKLAGIRIDGNYNARSRMSFYTGIGIHSLTDDGKLGPEQEVHGFPDGAKINFVSWSRDGRHLSFSIRVDEVNLQEDNDSSKLRVWVADVESGKARPLFQSPDIFLNAVFDNFVWVNDSMLLVCTIPISRGAPPKKPLVPSGPKVQSNEQKNVVQLRTFQDLLKDEYDEDLFDYYSTSQLVLVSLDGTMKTVGPPAVYTSIDPSPDDKYILVTSIHRPYSYIVPCGRFPKKVELWTTTGKFVREICDLPLAEDIPIAFNSVRRGKRSINWRPDKPSSLYWVETQDGGDAKVEVSPRDIVYMESAEPINGEQPEVLHKLDLRYGGISWCDDTLALVYESWYKTRRTRTWVIAPDSKNVNPRILFDRSSEDAYSDPGSPMMRRTQAGTYVIAKIKKQDDGTYILLNGRGATPEGNIPFLDLFDVNTGVKERIWESDKEKYYETVVALMSDYTDGELPIDQLRILTSKESKTENTQYFLQAWPDKKSFQITNFPHPYPQLASLQKEMIRYQRKDGVQLTATLYLPPGYSPTKEGPLPCLVWSYPGEFKSKDAAGQVRGSPNEFAGIGPTSPLLWLARGFAILSGPTIPIIGEGDEEANDRYVEQLVASSEAAVEEVIRRGVAHPNKIAVGGHSYGAFMTANLLAHAPHLFCCGISRSGAYNRTLTPFGFQNEDRTLWEATNTYIEMSPFMSANKIKKPILLIHGEEDNNSGTLTMQSDRFFNALKGHGALCRLVILPFESHGYSARESIMHVLWETDMWLQKYCVESSDQSSDLYSSSGESPNSSENKAISATGSVPDHESTQEDGFYFTPRSLL